A single window of Rubripirellula lacrimiformis DNA harbors:
- the lepA gene encoding translation elongation factor 4 — protein MTANIRNFCIIAHIDHGKSTLADRLLEHTGTVMNRDKKEQMLDDLELEQQRGITIKARAVRMRYKQDGQEYELNLIDTPGHVDFQYEVSRSLACCEGALLLVDAFQGVEAQTVANAFAAMEHELHIVPVINKIDLSMARPEEVAEEMMNALGTDPDDCVRVSAKTGIGVDELLKTIVAKIPAPSGDPDATLQAMVFDSNYDDYRGAITYVRVMQGTVRKGQKIQFIRTGSQHEVVELGQFVPQREPCDTLSAGQVGYLICNIKSLGDVHIGDTVSITGDKHAPALPGYSRPKRMVYCGLFPSDGQDFSELRDALERLAVNDPSFEFEPETSDALGFGFRCGFLGLLHMEIIQQRLENESNIDLVQTAPNVTYEVVNKRGETVTIHKPQDVPDPGDIEEFRQPIVRCNVIVPGDYIGAVMKLCQERRGIQKNQEYLGANRAMLTYDIPLAEVVYDLHDKIKSCTRGYGTLDYEMVGYEPADLCRMDIMVNGNRVDALSIVCNRADADRRGRAVAKKLKAEIERHMFEVAVQAAIGSRVIARETVPAMRKNVTAKCYGGDITRKRKLLQKQKEGKKRMKAIGNVEISQKAFMAVLSDGE, from the coding sequence ATGACAGCCAATATTCGCAATTTTTGCATCATCGCACACATCGACCATGGCAAGAGCACGCTGGCCGATCGTCTGCTTGAACATACCGGCACGGTGATGAACCGTGACAAAAAAGAGCAGATGTTGGATGATCTGGAACTGGAACAGCAACGTGGCATCACGATCAAGGCTCGTGCGGTCCGGATGCGGTACAAACAGGACGGTCAGGAATACGAACTGAACCTGATCGACACCCCCGGCCACGTGGACTTTCAATACGAGGTTTCGCGATCGTTGGCATGTTGCGAAGGCGCCCTGTTGTTGGTCGACGCGTTCCAAGGCGTCGAAGCGCAAACGGTGGCCAATGCGTTCGCCGCGATGGAACACGAACTGCACATCGTGCCGGTGATCAACAAGATCGACCTATCGATGGCACGGCCCGAGGAAGTCGCCGAAGAAATGATGAACGCGCTGGGCACTGATCCAGACGACTGTGTGCGTGTGAGTGCCAAAACCGGGATTGGCGTGGATGAATTGCTAAAAACCATCGTTGCCAAGATCCCGGCGCCGTCGGGCGATCCCGATGCAACGCTGCAGGCGATGGTTTTCGATTCCAACTATGACGATTACCGAGGTGCAATCACCTATGTGCGAGTCATGCAGGGAACCGTCCGCAAGGGTCAAAAGATTCAGTTCATCCGCACCGGCAGCCAGCACGAAGTGGTGGAACTGGGACAGTTCGTCCCCCAGCGGGAACCTTGCGACACCCTCTCGGCCGGCCAAGTCGGCTATTTGATTTGCAACATCAAGAGCCTCGGGGACGTCCACATCGGCGACACGGTTTCCATCACCGGCGACAAACACGCCCCGGCATTGCCCGGATACTCGCGTCCCAAGCGGATGGTGTATTGCGGTTTGTTCCCCAGCGATGGCCAGGACTTTTCCGAACTTCGCGACGCCCTCGAACGGCTGGCCGTGAACGACCCCAGCTTCGAATTTGAACCCGAGACCAGCGACGCGTTGGGGTTTGGATTCCGATGTGGATTCCTGGGGCTGTTGCACATGGAAATCATCCAGCAGCGACTGGAAAACGAATCCAACATCGACTTGGTGCAAACGGCGCCCAACGTGACCTACGAAGTGGTCAACAAACGTGGCGAGACCGTCACGATTCACAAGCCGCAGGATGTTCCCGATCCGGGCGACATCGAAGAATTCCGCCAGCCGATCGTCCGCTGCAACGTGATCGTGCCGGGCGACTATATCGGCGCGGTGATGAAGCTTTGCCAAGAACGACGCGGGATCCAAAAGAACCAAGAATACCTCGGTGCCAACCGAGCGATGTTGACCTACGACATCCCCTTGGCCGAAGTCGTCTACGACCTTCACGACAAAATCAAAAGCTGTACACGCGGCTATGGGACGCTGGACTATGAAATGGTTGGCTATGAACCGGCCGACCTTTGCCGGATGGACATCATGGTCAACGGCAACCGCGTCGATGCGCTCAGCATTGTTTGCAATCGGGCCGATGCCGATCGCCGTGGCCGAGCGGTTGCCAAGAAGTTGAAAGCAGAGATCGAACGGCACATGTTCGAAGTGGCCGTGCAAGCCGCCATCGGCAGCCGCGTGATCGCGCGAGAAACCGTGCCGGCGATGCGAAAAAATGTGACCGCCAAATGTTACGGCGGCGACATCACGCGAAAACGAAAACTGTTGCAAAAACAAAAGGAAGGCAAAAAACGAATGAAGGCGATTGGCAACGTCGAAATCAGCCAAAAAGCCTTCATGGCTGTGCTTAGCGACGGCGAATAA
- a CDS encoding ROK family protein: MAQNPDITPISSAQAPFFWGIDVGGTGIKIGLVDDLGQTLAFETMPTRENEGPTAAMQRVAAVVNDYEEQFDISHQVKRVGLGAPGPMDLPRGYLVAPPQLPTWWDFPIRDTVAKMLERPVSFLNDANAAAFGEFWLGSGKNDQSMLLLTLGTGVGGGIILDGEMVNGVNSFGGECGHIIVDSSPTAQLCVWGGGRGQLEAYASASAVVGRTRQRLTEGRNSLLAGHLHGTNNELTAKKVYEAAVESDELALEIIDETARWLGIGVTTFVHTLDPGAVVFGGAMNFGGANCPVGQRFLKGISDEFRSRTFENVFEGTSIQFASLGADAGYLGVAGYARKQSKQVG, translated from the coding sequence ATGGCCCAAAATCCCGACATCACGCCGATTTCTAGTGCGCAAGCTCCCTTTTTTTGGGGGATCGACGTCGGCGGGACAGGGATCAAGATCGGATTGGTCGACGATCTAGGCCAGACCCTTGCGTTCGAAACGATGCCGACTCGCGAAAACGAGGGGCCCACCGCAGCGATGCAGCGGGTCGCAGCAGTCGTCAACGACTACGAAGAACAATTCGATATTTCACACCAAGTCAAACGCGTTGGCTTGGGGGCCCCCGGACCGATGGATTTGCCCCGTGGGTACCTGGTGGCTCCGCCGCAATTGCCAACGTGGTGGGATTTCCCGATTCGCGACACCGTCGCCAAAATGCTGGAACGCCCCGTCTCGTTTTTGAACGATGCCAACGCGGCGGCCTTCGGCGAATTTTGGCTCGGCAGCGGCAAAAACGATCAATCGATGCTGTTGTTGACCCTGGGAACCGGTGTCGGCGGCGGAATCATCCTGGATGGCGAAATGGTCAACGGGGTGAACAGCTTTGGCGGCGAATGCGGTCACATCATTGTTGATTCATCGCCGACCGCCCAACTGTGCGTGTGGGGTGGGGGACGCGGACAACTGGAAGCCTACGCATCGGCCAGTGCCGTGGTCGGGCGAACCCGTCAACGACTAACCGAGGGCCGCAACAGCCTGTTGGCAGGCCACCTGCACGGCACAAACAACGAACTGACGGCAAAGAAAGTTTACGAAGCCGCGGTGGAGTCCGATGAACTGGCACTCGAAATCATCGACGAAACCGCGCGATGGCTGGGAATCGGTGTGACGACTTTCGTGCACACCCTGGACCCGGGCGCCGTCGTGTTTGGCGGAGCCATGAATTTTGGTGGCGCCAACTGCCCGGTTGGGCAACGTTTCTTGAAAGGCATTTCGGACGAATTTCGAAGCCGAACCTTCGAGAACGTTTTTGAGGGCACGTCGATTCAATTCGCGTCGCTCGGTGCCGATGCCGGCTATCTGGGCGTTGCCGGATACGCCCGAAAACAGAGCAAACAGGTTGGATAG
- a CDS encoding glycosyltransferase family 4 protein — MKAVFLTAGAAGMYCGSCMHDNAIARAMIAQGVDCLLQPVYTPIRTDEISVASDEVFFGGIQIYLLQQMPWLRFVPGPLRRTLDWPPLLRWATGRTHSTDAAKLGDLAVSMLRGEQGRQASEVKRLAHWLADDIRPDAVLLSNLLIGGSLPAIRSALPNTRLAVMLQGDDIFLDFLPPKQRQQAIELCQELVPSVDRFIVHSQFYADKMQRMLNIPDHQLVVTPLSIDVAPFAETITPLPKPADEFRLGYLARIAPEKGLHHLVDAFTRLAADDEHHDMTLHAAGWLGGNHQTYLDDLHAKIEQASLSHRFTYHGSPSLSEKIAYLSSLDLLCVPTDYEDPKGLFVLEALAAGVPVLQPDHGAFGELITSTGGGQTYRPGNLDDLIRAIEDTKRNPQQRSQWAKAGYDAVHQRHSVQQSAADLAKILFD, encoded by the coding sequence ATGAAAGCTGTTTTTCTGACCGCCGGGGCTGCCGGGATGTACTGTGGCAGCTGCATGCACGACAACGCGATCGCCCGAGCAATGATCGCTCAGGGCGTCGATTGCTTGCTGCAGCCGGTCTACACGCCGATCCGGACCGACGAAATCAGTGTCGCCAGCGACGAGGTTTTCTTTGGCGGGATCCAGATTTATCTGCTGCAACAAATGCCGTGGCTTCGTTTTGTGCCGGGGCCGCTGCGACGAACGCTCGATTGGCCGCCGCTGCTGCGATGGGCGACCGGCCGGACCCATTCGACGGACGCTGCGAAGCTGGGTGATTTGGCGGTGTCGATGTTGCGGGGCGAGCAGGGGCGGCAGGCCAGTGAAGTCAAACGGTTGGCGCACTGGTTGGCCGACGATATTCGTCCCGATGCCGTGCTGTTAAGCAACCTGTTGATCGGCGGATCCCTGCCCGCGATTCGCAGCGCTCTGCCGAACACGCGTTTGGCCGTGATGCTGCAGGGCGACGACATCTTTCTGGATTTCTTGCCACCCAAACAGCGTCAGCAGGCAATCGAACTGTGCCAGGAGCTGGTCCCGTCGGTGGATCGATTCATCGTGCACAGCCAATTTTATGCGGACAAAATGCAGCGGATGCTAAACATCCCGGACCACCAATTGGTCGTGACTCCCCTGTCGATCGACGTTGCACCTTTTGCCGAAACGATCACGCCATTGCCGAAGCCGGCCGACGAATTCCGACTCGGTTACTTGGCTCGAATCGCCCCCGAGAAGGGTCTGCACCATCTGGTGGACGCGTTCACCCGCTTGGCGGCCGACGACGAACACCATGACATGACTCTGCACGCCGCAGGTTGGTTGGGCGGGAATCATCAAACCTATTTGGATGATCTGCATGCCAAGATCGAACAAGCGTCGCTGAGTCACCGATTTACCTACCACGGCAGCCCGTCGCTTTCGGAAAAAATCGCTTACCTGAGTTCGCTGGACCTGCTTTGTGTGCCCACCGATTACGAAGATCCCAAAGGGCTATTCGTGCTGGAAGCACTGGCCGCGGGCGTCCCCGTATTGCAGCCCGACCACGGCGCGTTTGGTGAATTGATCACGTCCACCGGCGGCGGGCAGACGTATCGACCAGGCAACCTTGACGATCTGATTCGCGCGATCGAGGACACCAAACGCAACCCTCAGCAGCGGTCCCAATGGGCCAAAGCTGGATATGACGCGGTGCATCAGCGACACTCGGTTCAGCAGTCCGCGGCTGATCTGGCCAAGATTTTGTTCGACTGA
- a CDS encoding LutC/YkgG family protein: MATTESRQAILDRLTSRVVDANPLPTIDPSRLTTFEDPIAKFAEMLAFVGGEAHQVDRIEEVREILSKNPVFADATRIASVVPAAIQGNVDASQVDDPHALSSLDWVIARGEFMVAENGAIWVDGSTLPHRVMLFIPQYLAIVVSRNEIVSNMHEAYQRIGTPKPGFGVFVSGPSKTADIEQSLVLGAHGCRKLQVFLVP; the protein is encoded by the coding sequence ATGGCGACCACAGAAAGCCGACAAGCGATCCTGGACCGACTGACAAGCCGCGTCGTCGATGCCAATCCACTGCCAACGATCGACCCATCACGGTTGACGACATTTGAGGACCCGATCGCCAAGTTCGCCGAGATGCTGGCCTTTGTCGGTGGCGAAGCCCATCAAGTGGACCGGATCGAAGAGGTCCGCGAGATCCTATCGAAGAACCCCGTTTTCGCCGATGCGACCCGAATCGCGTCCGTCGTCCCGGCCGCCATCCAGGGCAACGTGGACGCCAGCCAGGTGGATGACCCGCACGCATTGTCGTCGTTGGATTGGGTGATCGCCCGCGGCGAATTCATGGTGGCTGAAAACGGCGCCATCTGGGTCGATGGATCGACATTGCCGCATCGCGTGATGTTGTTCATCCCCCAATACTTGGCCATCGTCGTGTCACGAAACGAGATCGTTTCGAACATGCACGAAGCGTATCAACGCATCGGAACTCCCAAGCCCGGATTCGGCGTCTTCGTTTCCGGCCCCAGCAAGACAGCGGACATTGAACAGAGCTTGGTCCTGGGGGCGCATGGCTGTCGCAAACTGCAAGTTTTTCTTGTGCCTTAG
- a CDS encoding lactate utilization protein B: MGALPIIDHPDASREFVTNKARSHWHDEALWFVRSKRDKQAHSVPEWEYLREQASEVKTHTIANLDRYLVEFEKNATAMGATVHWASDAADHNRIVHQILKDHGTLRIVKSKSMLTEECGLNHYLEDNGIEVVDTDLGERIVQLRHETPSHIVLPAIHIKKEEVGETFHTHLGTDKGASDPQYLTEAARGHLRGKFLSGEIGITGVNFGIADTGGIVVCTNEGNADLGVSLPRVHIACMGIEKLLPRHQDLAIFTRLLARSATGQPITSYTSHFHGPRDANSELHIVLVDNGRSKLRESETFRHALHCIRCGACMNTCPVYRRSGGHSYRTTVPGPIGSVLSPARDSKAHKSLPYACSLCGSCTDVCPVKIPLHHQLLAWRKELVGQDRMPKSKTVPMKAASYLFQHPKLFALAGKAGRTALRWLPHFATHNRLNKWTIARELPLPPKESFRDWYRKNRG; the protein is encoded by the coding sequence ATGGGCGCTTTACCGATCATCGATCACCCCGACGCTTCTCGCGAATTCGTGACCAACAAAGCACGGTCGCATTGGCATGACGAAGCGTTGTGGTTCGTGCGTAGCAAACGAGACAAACAGGCCCATTCGGTACCCGAATGGGAATACCTGCGCGAACAAGCGTCCGAGGTCAAAACGCACACGATCGCCAACCTGGATCGCTATCTCGTCGAATTCGAAAAGAATGCGACCGCGATGGGTGCCACCGTGCACTGGGCCAGCGATGCCGCCGACCATAACCGCATCGTGCACCAGATTCTGAAGGATCACGGCACTCTGCGGATCGTCAAAAGCAAATCGATGCTGACCGAGGAATGTGGCCTGAACCACTATCTAGAGGACAACGGGATCGAGGTCGTTGATACCGACCTCGGCGAACGGATCGTTCAACTGCGGCACGAAACACCAAGCCATATCGTGCTGCCTGCGATCCACATCAAAAAGGAAGAGGTCGGTGAAACCTTTCACACGCACCTTGGCACCGACAAAGGTGCTTCCGATCCGCAGTATTTGACCGAAGCAGCACGTGGGCACCTTCGCGGCAAGTTTCTTTCCGGCGAAATCGGGATCACCGGCGTGAACTTCGGAATCGCCGACACCGGCGGCATCGTGGTCTGCACGAACGAAGGCAATGCTGACCTTGGCGTATCATTGCCGCGAGTGCACATCGCATGCATGGGGATCGAAAAGCTGTTGCCACGGCATCAGGATCTGGCCATCTTCACTCGGCTGCTAGCCCGCAGCGCCACCGGCCAACCGATCACCAGTTACACGTCGCACTTCCATGGGCCACGCGACGCCAACAGTGAATTGCACATCGTGTTGGTCGACAACGGCCGAAGCAAGCTTCGCGAAAGTGAAACGTTTCGCCACGCGCTGCACTGCATCCGCTGCGGTGCCTGCATGAACACATGCCCGGTGTACCGACGCAGTGGCGGACACAGTTATCGCACCACCGTCCCCGGTCCGATCGGATCGGTGCTGTCGCCGGCACGCGATTCGAAGGCTCACAAAAGCCTTCCATATGCGTGCAGCCTATGTGGATCATGCACCGACGTTTGTCCCGTCAAAATCCCGCTGCACCACCAACTGTTGGCGTGGCGAAAAGAGTTGGTTGGCCAAGATCGGATGCCCAAATCCAAGACGGTACCGATGAAGGCGGCATCGTACTTGTTCCAGCATCCCAAGCTGTTCGCATTGGCAGGCAAAGCCGGCCGCACTGCCCTCCGCTGGCTGCCGCACTTCGCAACTCACAACCGGCTGAACAAGTGGACGATCGCTCGCGAATTGCCGCTGCCGCCGAAAGAGAGTTTTCGCGACTGGTATCGCAAAAACCGCGGTTAG
- a CDS encoding (Fe-S)-binding protein — MSVALFVPCYVDQFYPDVAIATLELLERLGVDVVFPQGQTCCGQPMANTGCTEDARPVAKRNVAMFADYDAVVCPSGSCTSMVRNHYDQFFDSGDTAFQHVKSRTFELCEYLYDVLEVRKLDVRFPHRVSLHQSCHGLRELRLGPSSEVMTPRVDKMRSLLDMVADLEWSLPTRVDECCGFGGTFAVDEAELSASMGRDRIADHLSTGSEVIVSADMSCLMHMQGLIRREKNPTQVMHIAQVLVGRPIKELAKTE; from the coding sequence ATGTCCGTCGCTCTTTTTGTTCCCTGCTACGTTGACCAGTTCTATCCCGACGTTGCGATTGCGACGCTGGAATTGCTGGAACGCCTGGGCGTGGATGTGGTCTTTCCGCAAGGACAAACGTGCTGTGGACAGCCGATGGCCAACACCGGTTGCACCGAAGATGCCCGGCCGGTGGCCAAACGAAACGTCGCGATGTTTGCCGATTACGACGCCGTCGTGTGCCCGTCGGGGTCCTGCACGTCGATGGTCCGAAATCACTACGACCAGTTCTTTGATTCCGGCGACACAGCGTTTCAGCATGTGAAAAGCCGCACGTTTGAACTGTGCGAATACCTGTACGACGTGCTGGAAGTCCGCAAATTGGACGTTCGCTTTCCCCATCGAGTTTCGCTGCACCAGAGTTGTCACGGACTGCGGGAACTGCGACTAGGCCCGTCCAGCGAAGTGATGACACCTCGCGTGGACAAGATGCGAAGCCTGTTGGACATGGTGGCTGACCTGGAATGGTCGTTGCCCACGCGTGTCGACGAGTGCTGTGGCTTTGGCGGTACGTTTGCGGTTGATGAAGCGGAACTGTCGGCATCGATGGGCCGCGACCGCATCGCTGATCACCTGTCCACCGGCAGCGAGGTCATCGTGTCGGCCGACATGAGTTGCCTGATGCACATGCAGGGTTTGATTCGCCGCGAAAAGAACCCCACACAAGTGATGCACATCGCACAGGTGTTGGTGGGGCGTCCGATCAAAGAACTAGCCAAGACCGAATAA
- a CDS encoding sulfatase family protein, translated as MFVQKPTPENDDRPNIVFIITDQQRYDTIAALGFPHVDTPHLDRLVREGISFDQCHVTAASCAAARASLFKGYYPHTTGILKNADTWRRSWIQLLNDAGYYCTNIGKMHSWPFQSELGFHERFVVENKDRYLEGRYFFDEWDRALRYRGLVKQQRESYRKRADYTESLGAFDWELPDDTHPDVFVGDMAKWWIESKPKTGPLFLQIGFPGPHPPYDPIPRYAEPYLNKTLPMLAVSDDELDSQPAAFQEMRQHNSEVDHDSVVMPLAPSDAQRHRQRAYYLANVTMIDEKVGQIIDALDAKGYLDNTIVIFTSDHGDCLTDHGQSQKWTMYDQITRVPMIVWAPGKRFSDHPGGFGPARRIEGLVQQMDIGPTILQWAGIDVPSDWEAQSLAAAFDPTQTLAGRPYVYCEQVGDAVLTGANFVTMVRDRTHKLVHFLDQPDGQLFDLVADPDEVHNLWNHPAAANHQDRLLTELREWRIRSGVHTKDWCQDWR; from the coding sequence ATGTTTGTCCAAAAGCCGACGCCGGAAAACGATGATCGACCCAACATCGTGTTCATCATCACGGACCAGCAACGCTACGACACGATCGCTGCACTGGGGTTTCCGCATGTGGACACGCCTCATTTGGACCGACTGGTTCGCGAAGGCATCTCGTTTGACCAATGCCACGTCACGGCGGCATCCTGTGCGGCGGCCCGGGCTAGTTTGTTCAAAGGATACTATCCGCACACCACCGGCATTTTGAAGAACGCCGATACGTGGCGGCGCAGCTGGATCCAACTGCTGAACGATGCTGGCTATTACTGCACCAACATTGGCAAAATGCACTCGTGGCCGTTCCAGAGCGAACTCGGATTTCACGAACGGTTTGTGGTCGAAAACAAGGACCGCTATCTGGAAGGTCGTTACTTTTTCGACGAATGGGACCGCGCACTTCGATACCGTGGTCTGGTCAAACAGCAGCGAGAATCGTATCGGAAACGGGCCGATTATACCGAGTCCTTGGGGGCCTTTGATTGGGAACTTCCCGACGACACGCACCCCGACGTGTTCGTCGGTGACATGGCCAAGTGGTGGATCGAATCGAAACCGAAGACCGGACCATTGTTCCTGCAGATCGGTTTTCCAGGGCCTCATCCGCCCTACGATCCGATCCCCCGCTACGCTGAACCGTACCTGAACAAGACGCTGCCGATGTTGGCGGTTTCCGACGATGAATTGGATTCGCAACCGGCGGCGTTTCAGGAAATGCGTCAGCACAATTCCGAGGTGGATCACGATTCGGTCGTGATGCCGCTAGCGCCCTCGGACGCTCAACGCCACCGTCAACGCGCCTACTATCTGGCCAACGTGACGATGATCGATGAAAAGGTTGGCCAGATCATCGACGCGCTGGACGCCAAGGGATATCTGGACAACACGATCGTGATCTTCACCAGCGATCACGGCGACTGTTTGACCGACCATGGTCAGAGTCAGAAATGGACGATGTACGACCAGATCACTCGCGTTCCGATGATCGTCTGGGCGCCGGGGAAACGTTTTTCGGATCATCCCGGCGGGTTCGGCCCGGCACGGCGAATCGAGGGGTTGGTTCAACAGATGGACATCGGCCCGACCATCCTGCAGTGGGCGGGCATCGACGTGCCAAGCGACTGGGAAGCCCAATCGCTCGCCGCCGCCTTTGATCCCACCCAAACGCTAGCCGGGCGTCCTTACGTTTATTGCGAACAGGTGGGGGACGCTGTCTTGACGGGCGCCAACTTTGTGACCATGGTTCGCGACCGAACGCACAAACTTGTCCACTTCTTGGACCAGCCCGATGGGCAGCTCTTCGATTTGGTAGCGGATCCGGACGAAGTTCACAATTTGTGGAATCACCCGGCCGCTGCCAACCACCAAGACCGTTTGTTGACCGAACTTCGCGAATGGCGCATCCGCAGTGGTGTGCACACCAAGGATTGGTGTCAAGATTGGCGCTGA
- a CDS encoding M13 family metallopeptidase, with the protein MVQDTAALAQEATAGQDQASNQGQSGSTDKVAGIDQSLFSKAVSPGQNFYLYANQVWLDKTAIPGDKSDYGTFTILDDLTRQQVRVLIETAAETKSAKGSPAQKVGDLYRSVLDVDARDRAGVGPLAPMLELIDSATTIDQLAARMGQLNRMGVYGPLAPYVDVDARNSDSYAVMVTQTGLSLPDRDYYLEDETRYVELRQQLKTYIADMLGLLGTPADQATVDAIYGIEHAIAENQWSKTDNRDPVKTYNKKSAAEMKTLLGDFDWAAYTQSLGLGQQDAFVVRQPSYLENIGKMFGTTSLDHWKAYLRLRVIDTYGDNLSEAIEKRHFEFHRTAISGITEQEPMWKRGVNITGSVLGELVGQLYVETHFRPEAKKRMNELVDNLKKAFAIRIESRDWMGEGTKKQALEKLSMFTTKIGYPDQWKDYSDLQIDSPVLADNLIAASEFETAREQKKLGGPIDRNEWHMTPQTINAYYNPTMNEIVFPAAILQPPFFNLKADDAVNYGGIGAVIGHELSHGFDDKGSKYDGKGNLRMWWTDSDREEFERRATGLVDQYNSFEPIKGNFVNGELTLGENIGDLGGLSVAYEAYRLSLDGKEAPVIDGLTGDQRFFLGWSQIWRRLYREPELLKRLVTDPHSPSEYRVNGIVRNIDAWYDAFGITPDSPLYLAPSDRVRIW; encoded by the coding sequence ATGGTGCAGGACACAGCCGCATTGGCCCAGGAAGCAACTGCGGGCCAAGACCAGGCATCCAACCAGGGCCAATCCGGTTCAACAGACAAGGTTGCCGGTATCGACCAGTCGTTGTTCAGCAAGGCCGTTTCACCGGGCCAGAACTTCTATCTGTATGCCAATCAGGTTTGGTTGGATAAGACCGCCATCCCCGGCGACAAATCCGACTACGGCACGTTCACGATTCTGGACGACCTGACACGCCAACAGGTCCGTGTGCTGATTGAAACCGCTGCGGAAACCAAGAGTGCAAAAGGATCACCGGCGCAAAAGGTTGGGGACCTGTATCGCAGCGTCCTGGATGTCGATGCACGCGATCGCGCGGGCGTGGGGCCACTGGCGCCGATGCTGGAACTGATCGACTCGGCAACCACCATCGATCAACTGGCCGCCCGCATGGGTCAGCTGAATCGGATGGGCGTCTATGGTCCGTTGGCACCCTACGTCGACGTCGATGCACGCAACAGTGATTCGTACGCCGTGATGGTCACGCAAACCGGTCTGTCGCTACCCGATCGCGATTATTACCTGGAAGACGAGACTCGCTACGTCGAACTTCGCCAACAACTGAAAACCTACATCGCCGACATGTTGGGACTGCTGGGCACCCCGGCCGACCAAGCAACCGTCGATGCCATTTACGGGATCGAACACGCGATCGCTGAAAATCAGTGGTCCAAAACGGACAATCGCGACCCGGTCAAGACTTACAACAAGAAGTCCGCCGCTGAAATGAAGACGTTGCTGGGCGACTTCGATTGGGCTGCCTACACGCAATCGCTGGGTTTGGGCCAACAGGACGCGTTTGTGGTTCGCCAACCTAGTTACCTGGAAAACATCGGCAAGATGTTCGGCACCACTTCGTTGGATCACTGGAAGGCGTATCTGCGACTGCGTGTGATCGATACCTACGGTGACAATCTAAGCGAAGCGATCGAAAAACGACATTTCGAATTTCACCGAACGGCCATCAGCGGGATCACTGAACAGGAACCGATGTGGAAGCGCGGCGTCAACATCACCGGCAGCGTGCTGGGCGAATTGGTAGGGCAGCTTTACGTGGAAACTCACTTCCGCCCCGAAGCCAAAAAACGCATGAACGAATTGGTCGACAACCTGAAAAAAGCGTTCGCCATCCGAATCGAATCTCGCGACTGGATGGGCGAAGGCACCAAGAAACAGGCACTCGAAAAACTGTCGATGTTCACGACCAAGATCGGATACCCCGATCAGTGGAAAGATTATTCCGATCTGCAGATCGATTCGCCCGTGTTGGCCGATAACCTGATCGCCGCATCTGAGTTTGAAACCGCTCGCGAACAAAAGAAGTTGGGTGGTCCGATTGATCGCAACGAATGGCACATGACGCCGCAGACGATCAACGCCTATTACAACCCCACGATGAACGAAATCGTTTTCCCAGCCGCGATCCTGCAGCCGCCGTTTTTCAACCTAAAGGCTGACGACGCAGTCAATTACGGCGGAATCGGCGCCGTGATCGGCCACGAACTTTCGCACGGATTCGATGACAAGGGCAGCAAGTACGACGGCAAAGGCAACCTACGGATGTGGTGGACCGATTCCGATCGGGAAGAATTTGAACGCCGTGCCACCGGGCTGGTCGATCAATACAATTCTTTTGAACCCATCAAGGGAAACTTCGTCAACGGCGAGTTGACGCTTGGCGAAAATATCGGTGATCTTGGCGGCCTAAGCGTTGCCTACGAAGCCTATCGCCTGTCCCTGGATGGGAAGGAAGCACCCGTGATTGATGGCTTGACCGGCGATCAACGTTTCTTTTTGGGTTGGTCCCAAATTTGGCGACGTTTGTATCGTGAACCCGAACTGCTGAAACGACTGGTAACCGACCCGCACAGCCCTAGCGAATATCGGGTGAACGGGATCGTGCGGAACATCGATGCGTGGTACGACGCATTCGGGATCACACCGGATTCCCCGTTGTACCTAGCACCATCCGACCGCGTTCGGATTTGGTAA